In the genome of Populus trichocarpa isolate Nisqually-1 chromosome 10, P.trichocarpa_v4.1, whole genome shotgun sequence, the window taaaaggaaaaagaaaaagaaaaaaaaaagagggcagACTTTCAATTTCATAGTCCACCAAGATCACCAAAAAGACCATCGCAGGAGCCTCCCCCTCCATCGAGGGGCTTCccacatgaaatatttttctgaaaatgtgGCATTGCACTTGGTCGTATCCCTTGAACAAGAATGTCAGGGCTCTTCCATATTGAATTTGCAGCTATTGATCAACCTCAAAAATTCAATCTGCATTACCAAAACAGAtgataaatcaatcaatttctaTCCATCTTGACTACACATTATAGTTTTTGAAGAGAACGTGACACTAGAATTTGACTAAGGCATAGCAGATTTACCTATTCTCTTCTTTGATGAGGCTGAGAACAGTTGCACTACAGAGCACCGTCTTCTAAGTTCCTCACACGTTGTTCCACATTTCTTAGATCACGAAGATGTTGTAAAATCTCTTGCAGCAGCTCTATCCCCTTATCTCCTTTCCTCAAGGAGGTCATGCAATGCTTAAGAAACTCTCTATCTGCCTCAAGTGCTTGTAGCCTTTCATAGACATGATCCACCTCCTCCTCAACAGCGAGCTTCTTGCTATTCATGTCAAATTTGTTAACCGACTTTTGCAATGCAACAGAATCAAACCCCTCCGAGTGCCCATTTAGTATATCTTCACTTTCTGTGTCAATGGCATCAAAAAGTGGGAGAAGTCTCTTTGCCTTTGCACcgatgtttcttctttcttgatgATGCTTTCCATTCATTTCCTTGTGTTGACCATTTGCAACTCCATTTGATTCACTGCTATAATCACAAATCTCGCTGTAGCCATTGCCATTCTCTTGATATAGATGCTCAATTGGTTTCATGTCCTCGAAATGTTGCTCCTCCTCATCACTCAGCATAAAAAGCTTCTCCTCCAAAACCTTAAGTTGTTCTACAATTGATACCCTCTCCTCCTCGAAATTAGCCAACGATTCATCCAGATATAGAACTGCGTCAACTGGAGTATTCGGGTGACTACTTTCTTGATGGTTATCAAAGCTTTCAATTACTTCTTTCCCTTCATGATTCAAGTCGACAGATAGTCCATCAGTATCCTCGGCATTGCTACAGGAAGGCGAAGTGGTTACACTTGTTGTGCTACCatctttccttcttttcaaCATTatcaatttatctttcatcTCATTATCCTGTACCTTCTTTCGATATACTTCTAGCTCCTTTTCTAGCTCtgctttctctttttctctctttaccaCAAGTTCGCTCAGAAGCTGCATAGCTTCCTGGTCATACTCTGATTGCTCTTCCATCATTCTCTGATACTGAAATGCTTCCATCTGCATTGCAGCCTTCTCTTCTTGAAGTCTATTTATCATTGCCATTGTCTGGCTGGCTGCCACTGCAGAGgcgcttctttcttcttctagttCTGCATATAAAGCACTTAACGTCTTCCTTTCAGCTCTCAGAGCTGATTTCAACTTCTCCATAGTCAAAACTCCATCACCTGCTTCTATGTCACTAATGATACTCCCGTCCAAAGACTCCTCCGTACCAGATTCTCTTCTTTCAAGCAGTAGCAGTTTCTTTTGTAGGTGATGAAGACTATCCATAGAAGTTGGCGTATCGGGAATTTTATCTTCCTCAAGCTCATTGCTCTCTGTATGCAATGATGGCTCGCCAGTCTCCACAGTTATGGTCCTAAATTCTATTGCATCTTCCTCAGCTTGCTTAGAGCCTAATGCAATGAACAATTCATCtaaactaaatcaaataaaatcatatgcACATACTGTAACAATTAAGTTCTGAAATGATAGTATAAGGAAGTAAGCTTACCATGATCTTCATATGCATGATAATCGGCATCACTAGTTGAAGGGTCTTCCTGCATGCAAGAATATGAAGGAGAAACTTCTTCGACATAATGAACGTCATCAATTTGTTCCTGATCAGGAATTTCAGTTCCTATCGAGACATCTGCTTCTATTTCATCACTTTGCATTTGAAGTACTTCTTCAGACACTGCACATACTACGAACTTATCAAATGGGAATTCAATATGGAACACTAagtaaaatttagattaaacaaaattgaatgCGTACCTTGGTTGTAATCTGAATCCACGTCCTCTCCCGCTATCAGTGCGCTTTCTTGAGCATGATTGCCATCATTAGAAGGGGTATGAGTTGGTTGAGCAGTGGCAACGTGCTCACATTCCTCCTCCACCAAATCCAAATCTGAATGCCTACTTGAGGAGCTCTCTTTCTCGAGTATTTCCCTCGACTCAACCACTGCAACCGAAGGTTCCTCCTCATTATCATCGACCGAGAGCAATGGCACTTCCTCTTCTAAATTGCTCCTGTCCTCCACAACCAATTCATATTGTGTTCCAACTTGCTTATCAAACTCCAAAACGAAATCTTCATTGCCACTGTTTTCCTCCACTCCCTTCTCGTGTCTCTTTGGAATTTGTTTCTCTGTGGAATTGAAACCGATCAGTTCAACTGGAATCAAGTGACAATCATCTTGATCAATGTAAAACTCTAGATGCTGAGGTTGAATCTCGGTAGCCGTGTCTTTACTGCTACCAGCTTGAACCATCGCAGGCTGGTCACCAGGTGGGTTATCCATTTGCACATTCAAATCATCCTTCTTGAccggttcttcttcttttttcataaccatttcttctttttcaccGTCATCAGCAACCACTTCCTTGCAATAAAAATTGGAAACAGAGCATGAAAAATTCTGCTTCACTTCCTCTTCCCCGTTTCCAATCTCAATTCCCCGGTTCTCACCAATCCCCTGTTCTCCTTCACAAAAATCACTCACAAAATCCGATCGTTCTCTATCAGAATGATCATCTACATCAACTGTGTTATCAACCTGATGTTCCAAAACCAAATTTCCTTTCTGGGTAAAATCCGAATCACCCCAATAAGAAGGCTTAATTAGATAGTAATCATCACAATATAGTTTTGTGTCCAAGCAAACACCACAGCAAGAACACTTCAAATCCTCCTCACCATTTTCACTTACCTTATCACCCCCTAAATCTTGAAGGACACCAAGTTGAGTCATCCAAGGAAAGAAGGCAAACTTGCTCAACGATTCACCatgcgatgatgatgatgagcaaCCCTCACACATATCTTGCGATTCAGCAAGTTTTCTATGACTTGAACAATAGCCCAGTTTGGAAATCTCTTTAGCATGATCATCACACACAAGAGATCTATAAGAATTCTGGAAATTTGCAGGCTCAAAGAAGTGATCAAGCCTAGAACACCAGAGACAGGGTCTTTTAAGGCCAAAGTAATCAGcaaatttgataattaaataagaaaaaagagagtttaGGAGGAGGAGAATGATCAGAATCCATTCAAGGATTGCATAGACTAGAATAAGAGTGATCTTATTGGTGTTTCTTTGAAGCATGGTTGCAAACTTGTTACCAACCATGGTTCTTGCTATGTACAAAGACACAGATGGAGTATGGTAAGATATCAAAAGATGAAGCTAAATGGCTTCAATATACAGAGAGATATTGAGGATTATCGAAGCAGAATGTTATCAGACAAGAAGACTGAAACTGTTttcaatgagagagagagagagaaagagagggagaagaagTGATGAAGTAGATGGAGAggtgattttattttacaatgttGAAAAGGCGGTTTGAATAGGAAGGAGCCAAACCAAGACTCAAATGCCttaatacaaaatttattttatcatgtttgaatataaaatttgaaggttttttttttaaataataacatgAATATATGTTGAATTTAaatgctataatatttttttatttttaaattcaatattttttctgttaaaaaaattgttattgttattattattttttaatttttgaacatCGGAACTTCAACATCCAAAGAAGGAGAGAgccatgtgtgtgtgtgtgtatatatatatatatatatatattttttaaaaaaataataataataataaaaaaagagaggccaTTTCTATTCCCCACCTTATTCTTCGGCTTTCTCTGGGTACAAAAATGGGGTGGCCCACCCACCATACAAATGAGTTGGTGGACCACTCTCGAAATAAAGTAAGGGGCCCAATCAGGACGCCAAGATGCTCCAGTCCATTATGCAGCTCTGTTTTCTCTTATCTCATgaggtttctttgtttttatatgaatttttgttttcttctgctATTTATTTCTCTGTCTTTTAACAAACAACGCCacctttaattttaatatgataatagtgtgatagtaattgtttttttaaaatattttttatgttaatgcatcaaaaaaatttgaagcaaataaaaaaaatttaatttttaaaaacatttttaaaataaaaaaacaaacatgctactaaatttttaatttgcttgGGTTTGAACAACAAATTTTTCTGGTTTAGATGATCTTATCGGTGCTCATTTCAACttgtgtttttatctttttagggATATAGTAGTGTCTTAAtcattaaattaacattttattggTGCTCATTTTAACGTTGAGCATGGATAAATGTTTCCCATTTTCTTTAGGTTACgtttattatgtttattaataAATTGTAGCATAAACTAAAATTTGAAATGACACTTCAATCACCAAAATCAACGACGATGGAATTGTCCAAGGCAGTTACCCTCACATAATATGCATTAAGGTGATGGAGATTAGGCAGTCTTTTATTACAGATGCATTTGAATTATAAGTTATGTGGCTCTAAAGCCCAGAAACTGAAGTTTCGaattaattgccgattccaacGAGAATTTTTAGCAAGAATTATATGAACGGGAGAGTCTTTGATATATTTACAGTTTTGTTTCAAACTTTTtagaaacagaaataaaaaaaaaaattgtttgttttatatatttttcttttaaaataaataaaaccaacgATTACTGTCACGATTTTTTAAACCATTTTATTTAGCGTTCGAGATTTTTAAGAATCAGTCGTCAGTTTTTCCCTCccttt includes:
- the LOC18102549 gene encoding myosin-binding protein 2 isoform X3, producing MVGNKFATMLQRNTNKITLILVYAILEWILIILLLLNSLFSYLIIKFADYFGLKRPCLWCSRLDHFFEPANFQNSYRSLVCDDHAKEISKLGYCSSHRKLAESQDMCEGCSSSSSHGESLSKFAFFPWMTQLGVLQDLGGDKVSENGEEDLKCSCCGVCLDTKLYCDDYYLIKPSYWGDSDFTQKGNLVLEHQVDNTVDVDDHSDRERSDFVSDFCEGEQGIGENRGIEIGNGEEEVKQNFSCSVSNFYCKEVVADDGEKEEMVMKKEEEPVKKDDLNVQMDNPPGDQPAMVQAGSSKDTATEIQPQHLEFYIDQDDCHLIPVELIGFNSTEKQIPKRHEKGVEENSGNEDFVLEFDKQVGTQYELVVEDRSNLEEEVPLLSVDDNEEEPSVAVVESREILEKESSSSRHSDLDLVEEECEHVATAQPTHTPSNDGNHAQESALIAGEDVDSDYNQVCAVSEEVLQMQSDEIEADVSIGTEIPDQEQIDDVHYVEEVSPSYSCMQEDPSTSDADYHAYEDHGSKQAEEDAIEFRTITVETGEPSLHTESNELEEDKIPDTPTSMDSLHHLQKKLLLLERRESGTEESLDGSIISDIEAGDGVLTMEKLKSALRAERKTLSALYAELEEERSASAVAASQTMAMINRLQEEKAAMQMEAFQYQRMMEEQSEYDQEAMQLLSELVVKREKEKAELEKELEVYRKKVQDNEMKDKLIMLKRRKDGSTTSVTTSPSCSNAEDTDGLSVDLNHEGKEVIESFDNHQESSHPNTPVDAVLYLDESLANFEEERVSIVEQLKVLEEKLFMLSDEEEQHFEDMKPIEHLYQENGNGYSEICDYSSESNGVANGQHKEMNGKHHQERRNIGAKAKRLLPLFDAIDTESEDILNGHSEGFDSVALQKSVNKFDMNSKKLAVEEEVDHVYERLQALEADREFLKHCMTSLRKGDKGIELLQEILQHLRDLRNVEQRVRNLEDGAL
- the LOC18102549 gene encoding myosin-binding protein 2 isoform X1; amino-acid sequence: MVGNKFATMLQRNTNKITLILVYAILEWILIILLLLNSLFSYLIIKFADYFGLKRPCLWCSRLDHFFEPANFQNSYRSLVCDDHAKEISKLGYCSSHRKLAESQDMCEGCSSSSSHGESLSKFAFFPWMTQLGVLQDLGGDKVSENGEEDLKCSCCGVCLDTKLYCDDYYLIKPSYWGDSDFTQKGNLVLEHQVDNTVDVDDHSDRERSDFVSDFCEGEQGIGENRGIEIGNGEEEVKQNFSCSVSNFYCKEVVADDGEKEEMVMKKEEEPVKKDDLNVQMDNPPGDQPAMVQAGSSKDTATEIQPQHLEFYIDQDDCHLIPVELIGFNSTEKQIPKRHEKGVEENSGNEDFVLEFDKQVGTQYELVVEDRSNLEEEVPLLSVDDNEEEPSVAVVESREILEKESSSSRHSDLDLVEEECEHVATAQPTHTPSNDGNHAQESALIAGEDVDSDYNQVCAVSEEVLQMQSDEIEADVSIGTEIPDQEQIDDVHYVEEVSPSYSCMQEDPSTSDADYHAYEDHDELFIALGSKQAEEDAIEFRTITVETGEPSLHTESNELEEDKIPDTPTSMDSLHHLQKKLLLLERRESGTEESLDGSIISDIEAGDGVLTMEKLKSALRAERKTLSALYAELEEERSASAVAASQTMAMINRLQEEKAAMQMEAFQYQRMMEEQSEYDQEAMQLLSELVVKREKEKAELEKELEVYRKKVQDNEMKDKLIMLKRRKDGSTTSVTTSPSCSNAEDTDGLSVDLNHEGKEVIESFDNHQESSHPNTPVDAVLYLDESLANFEEERVSIVEQLKVLEEKLFMLSDEEEQHFEDMKPIEHLYQENGNGYSEICDYSSESNGVANGQHKEMNGKHHQERRNIGAKAKRLLPLFDAIDTESEDILNGHSEGFDSVALQKSVNKFDMNSKKLAVEEEVDHVYERLQALEADREFLKHCMTSLRKGDKGIELLQEILQHLRDLRNVEQRVRNLEDGAL
- the LOC18102549 gene encoding myosin-binding protein 2 isoform X4 codes for the protein MVGNKFATMLQRNTNKITLILVYAILEWILIILLLLNSLFSYLIIKFADYFGLKRPCLWCSRLDHFFEPANFQNSYRSLVCDDHAKEISKLGYCSSHRKLAESQDMCEGCSSSSSHGESLSKFAFFPWMTQLGVLQDLGGDKVSENGEEDLKCSCCGVCLDTKLYCDDYYLIKPSYWGDSDFTQKGNLVLEHQVDNTVDVDDHSDRERSDFVSDFCEGEQGIGENRGIEIGNGEEEVKQNFSCSVSNFYCKEVVADDGEKEEMVMKKEEEPVKKDDLNVQMDNPPGDQPAMVQAGSSKDTATEIQPQHLEFYIDQDDCHLIPVELIGFNSTEKQIPKRHEKGVEENSGNEDFVLEFDKQVGTQYELVVEDRSNLEEEVPLLSVDDNEEEPSVAVVESREILEKESSSSRHSDLDLVEEECEHVATAQPTHTPSNDGNHAQESALIAGEDVDSDYNQVSEEVLQMQSDEIEADVSIGTEIPDQEQIDDVHYVEEVSPSYSCMQEDPSTSDADYHAYEDHGSKQAEEDAIEFRTITVETGEPSLHTESNELEEDKIPDTPTSMDSLHHLQKKLLLLERRESGTEESLDGSIISDIEAGDGVLTMEKLKSALRAERKTLSALYAELEEERSASAVAASQTMAMINRLQEEKAAMQMEAFQYQRMMEEQSEYDQEAMQLLSELVVKREKEKAELEKELEVYRKKVQDNEMKDKLIMLKRRKDGSTTSVTTSPSCSNAEDTDGLSVDLNHEGKEVIESFDNHQESSHPNTPVDAVLYLDESLANFEEERVSIVEQLKVLEEKLFMLSDEEEQHFEDMKPIEHLYQENGNGYSEICDYSSESNGVANGQHKEMNGKHHQERRNIGAKAKRLLPLFDAIDTESEDILNGHSEGFDSVALQKSVNKFDMNSKKLAVEEEVDHVYERLQALEADREFLKHCMTSLRKGDKGIELLQEILQHLRDLRNVEQRVRNLEDGAL
- the LOC18102549 gene encoding myosin-binding protein 2 isoform X2 — encoded protein: MVGNKFATMLQRNTNKITLILVYAILEWILIILLLLNSLFSYLIIKFADYFGLKRPCLWCSRLDHFFEPANFQNSYRSLVCDDHAKEISKLGYCSSHRKLAESQDMCEGCSSSSSHGESLSKFAFFPWMTQLGVLQDLGGDKVSENGEEDLKCSCCGVCLDTKLYCDDYYLIKPSYWGDSDFTQKGNLVLEHQVDNTVDVDDHSDRERSDFVSDFCEGEQGIGENRGIEIGNGEEEVKQNFSCSVSNFYCKEVVADDGEKEEMVMKKEEEPVKKDDLNVQMDNPPGDQPAMVQAGSSKDTATEIQPQHLEFYIDQDDCHLIPVELIGFNSTEKQIPKRHEKGVEENSGNEDFVLEFDKQVGTQYELVVEDRSNLEEEVPLLSVDDNEEEPSVAVVESREILEKESSSSRHSDLDLVEEECEHVATAQPTHTPSNDGNHAQESALIAGEDVDSDYNQVSEEVLQMQSDEIEADVSIGTEIPDQEQIDDVHYVEEVSPSYSCMQEDPSTSDADYHAYEDHDELFIALGSKQAEEDAIEFRTITVETGEPSLHTESNELEEDKIPDTPTSMDSLHHLQKKLLLLERRESGTEESLDGSIISDIEAGDGVLTMEKLKSALRAERKTLSALYAELEEERSASAVAASQTMAMINRLQEEKAAMQMEAFQYQRMMEEQSEYDQEAMQLLSELVVKREKEKAELEKELEVYRKKVQDNEMKDKLIMLKRRKDGSTTSVTTSPSCSNAEDTDGLSVDLNHEGKEVIESFDNHQESSHPNTPVDAVLYLDESLANFEEERVSIVEQLKVLEEKLFMLSDEEEQHFEDMKPIEHLYQENGNGYSEICDYSSESNGVANGQHKEMNGKHHQERRNIGAKAKRLLPLFDAIDTESEDILNGHSEGFDSVALQKSVNKFDMNSKKLAVEEEVDHVYERLQALEADREFLKHCMTSLRKGDKGIELLQEILQHLRDLRNVEQRVRNLEDGAL